A stretch of DNA from Ranitomeya variabilis isolate aRanVar5 chromosome 1, aRanVar5.hap1, whole genome shotgun sequence:
actgcaccaaAGTATCGGGGTGCCATACGttcgctgctcttggctctgtaTTACCTCGCACAGGCTGTATACTGCAGAGTcacctgctctgccacttgcaaacaaacactgacacacccaaaccccttactgcacggtttttaactggaatctgtgggcatgggcacttgtaagacccggcttggagggagtgaactgctccactaccatcctgtagttcactacAAAAATAAAAgtccttagggctcatacccatatgtgagaaaaaaaaggtCAGATTTCCAGACCGAAAAAAATTGACGAGtgccatgcgagtacaatgcgattttcacatctagcatccgttttacatccgagtgcattgtgattgctatctgattgcaatgcgattttaacattttaacaagagcttttacatacagcagttctctgtatgtaaaagttTGTTAAAATCGAATTGTAATATACAACTGTACACATCCTTTTAAAACCAAATATTCTtaaacacacactatatatatatatatatatatatatatatataaaataaatatatatatatatatatatatatatattaaaagctGGCAAATGATCTGCCGCGTATAGTATAGAATAGGTTTTAAttttatagatatatacacatagaatagaatatatatatatatatatatacactgctcaaaaaaagggaacacttaaacagaatataactccaagtaaatcaaacttctgtgaaatcaaactgtccacttaggaagcaacagtgTTTGACAttcaatgtcacatgctgttgtgcaaatggaatagacaacagatggaaattattgccaattatcaagacacactcaataaaggagtggttctgcaggtagggaccacagaccacatctcagtaccaatgctttctggctgatgttttggtcacttttgaatgttggttgtgctttcacactcgcagtagcatgagacagactctacaacccacacaagtggctcaggtagtgcagctcatccaggatggcacatcaatgcgagctgtggcaagaaggttttctgtgtctgtcagcgtagtgtccagaggctggaggcgctaccaggagacagaccagtacaccaggagacatggagggggccgtaggagggcaacaacccagcagcaggaccgctacctcagcctttgtgcaaggaggagcactgccagagccctgcaaaatgactgcaGACCtgaggcatttgccacagaacaccaggattggcaaattcgccactggcggcctgtgctcttcagagatgaaagcaggttcacactgagcacatgtgacagagtctggagacgccatggagagcgatctgctgcctgcaacatccttcagcatgaccggtttggcagtgggtcagtaatggtgtggggtggcatttctttggagggcagcacagctctccatgtgctcgccagaggtagcctgactgccattaggtaccgagaggagatcctcagaccccttgtgagaccatatgctggtgcggttggccctgggttcctcctaatgcaggacaatgccagacctcatgtggctgaagtgtgtcagcagttcctgcaagatgaaggcattgaagctatggactggcccgcccgttccccagacctgaatccgattgaacacatctgtgacatgtttcgcaccatccaccgtcacgttgcaccacagactgtccaggagttggcggatgctttagtccaggtcttgggaggagatccctcagaagaccatctgctgcctcatcaggagcatgcccagatgttgtagggagatcatacaggcacatggaggccacacacactactgagcatcgtttccttgtcttgaggcatttccactgaagttggatcaacctgtaacttcatcagtgacacacatatatctttatattgcataGCGATATAGATAGAAGATTCGCCgttaattcatttgtcagcttgtGTAACAtctcagcaggagccgacaggatagaagacatagtttacatacagtaaatccatgcacTCATGTGCCCTACTTATTTCCGGctatgcctgcagttgggcaaagcatactgagcACGCGCGAGATAACATTGCAATGCACACACGCGAAATATGGCAGCGAACTACGAAATTTACGAGAAATATTGCATACAGCATCCAAGGAAGGGTGGAGTGAAGGACCAAAGACAACGCCCATCGCACCGGACACAGCTCTTTAACTTACAGTGTGGGTGAAATAAAAAAGGTATTtatgggtgatacatggggagtcagggggtttcGCGTTGGCTTCTTCGGGGGGGCCGTACTATTTTATAGGTTATTGTCAATGTTGTTACTATTACAAATAAATTGCTTTTGTTTACTTGATATCATTGTTTGACTCCAATTGTTCTAATTTGATATATATTTGTAGGAGTCTATGACACATTTTAATAGTAAACGTATGACATGTGTGTGCTCGGATTTATAACtctaatatacccatacctgtgcgGCGTTCAGTCtcacgccataatccatatctaggggatataGTTTACtgatgaatgagaagctgccgcagcAGCATCAGTTACTAGCActgacgtcactgatgctgcgctgcctcacagcctgacTCGCGTTGAACTCTGGAGcacgggaaaatgccagttcatcttcccacgctcaagagttcactGCGGGGCAAGCTGTGAGGCAGCGCAGCATCAGTAACGTcagtgctagtcactgatgctgctgcggcagcttctcattcattcatcagtgttttacagccggggcggtcgcattagcaccactccctgttgtaaactgtatatcccctagatatggattatggcgtgggactgaACACcgcacaggtatgggtatattgctggtttattttatttttattacaggagattgagggcgtcgcatggattagcagAAACAGTACAatggtcaaactgtgttgtgttttattttattaaaagactttattctggctgtgtctttatttaacatgtaacaaatATAGGAATAGTAATAGGTGTCTTATTCACACCTTtctattactaagccgggcttgatatcacctttcaatgcaaaggtgacattaacccacaactattaccccacttgtcaccactacagggcaagagggaagagcgacgctaagtgccagaattggcgcatctaagagatgcgcctttcctggggtggctgagtgctgatgtttttagccggggggaaaggcaatatccatggccccttcctaggctattaatatcagcccgcagctaccTGCATAGCTTTTGCTGGATAATATTTAtgggggaaccccacgtcatttttttggggtggggtcccccattttaatagccggtAAATGCTgagcatacagctgtgagctgatattaatagcttgggaagcttcatgggtatttcccccttcccaggctataaacatccgcccccagtcgctggctttccctctgctggttttgaaaattgcacgggagcccatgctaTTTTTTCCCAATAAATaatagtttattaattaaatacatgtccagtaatttgcacactgtactaattgtatttgtcacatacatctatatatctacctattctatttgtatttaatgtatgcaatccatctcttctatcctgtcggctcctgcagtgattttacagaagccggcagatgaattaccgacttttattctatctttcagttcaatataaatacatgtatatgtgtgtgtgtgtgttactgatatgtatatatattaaaacctacaagagaaaaaagtaagcaaaaaccctgatgtaactataaaaaagcgaaagtgcatttaagtaacagagtttttagtaatactgttttttgatcaaaaaatagcacaaaagccatcccacctcgtcaaggtaactctgacctggacagtcctacactgtctaatattaaaaccttaccatgtgtcaatgttgacctcagtgtgaataagggcagacaaaaggactgggcccaaccagtgaaacagcagactggggaagccttatatatagtctctagctcagaaacagggaggccacaccctggcttgcacagaatgcaacaatacagagaagaaaaacacagaaattgagcttaacttgagttggtacacatgcagaggttaaacgcatgttcacattggccacaaaacattaaaatctACAagtgaaaaaagtaagcaaaaaccctgatgtaactaagtaaaaaagccaaagtgcatttaaataacacagagattttagtaatactgttttttgatcaaaaaatagcacaaaagcagtattactaaaaactctgtgttatttaaatgcactttcgcttttttacttagttacatcatggtttttgctacttttttctcttgtaggttttaatgttttgtggccaatgtgaacatgtatatatatgtactagatggtggcccgattctaacgcatcgggtattctagaatatgcatgtccacgttgtatattgcccagccatgtagtatattgggcagccacgtactatattgcccagccacgtactatattgcacagccgcgtagtatattgggcagccacgtactatattgcccagccacgtagtatattgcccagctacgtagtatattgcccagtgacatagtatattgcccagctacgcagtatattgcccagtgacgtagtatattgcccagccacgtagtatattgcccagccacgtagtatattgcccagccacgtagaatattgtccagccacatagtatattgcccagtgacgtagtatattgcccagctacgtagtatattgcccagtgacatagtatattgcccagctacgcagtatattgcccagtgacgcagtatattgccctgccacgtagtatattgcccagccacgtagtatattgcccagctacgtagaatattgcccagccacatagtatattgcccagtgacgtagtatattgcccagccacgtagtatactgcccagtgacgtagtatattgcccagccacacaggatattgcccagtgatgtagtatacagcacagacacgtagtatattgcccagtcacgtagtatactgcccagtgacatagtatattgcccagtgacgtagtatattgcccagccacgtagtatactgcccagtgacgtagtatattgcccagccacatagtatattgcccagtgacatagtatattcctcagccacgtagtatactgcccagtgacgtagtatattgcccagccacatagtatattgcccagtgacgtagtatattgcccagccacatagtatattgcccagtgatgtagtatattgcccagccacatagtatattgcccagtgacgtagtatattgcccagccacatagtatattgcccagtgacgtagtatacagcacagacacgtagtatattgcccagtgacgtagtatattgcccagccacatagtatattgcccagtgatgtagtatacagcacacacgtagtatactgcccataaAATACTAACAGCACTGATAGAGTAAATAAGATGAATGCTACTGTGTCCTGAGGTCGCAGCATGTCTGCCGTGCACACCGTGCAGCCTGGAGATGCCGCCAGGGGCGGAGCGTTCCCGGACACGTGCTCCACACCGGGGGTCCCGGGATAACAGGGCCGCGCTTCCCCGTGCTGGATGAGAGGAGCGCCTCCTGCTGGCAGTGGAGGCTCCAGTTCAGCACATGTAGTGCTCTTACCGTTACCGGAACGTGTATTCCTCCGCAGAAGATGGCGGGACTGTGGCCGGTGCTACAGCCGGGCCAGCTTGATGGCGCCCTGGGCCAAAAGGTACATAGAGCACCCGGTCTGCCCCAGGGACACCGTGCAGGGCATCGCTCTCAAGTACGGGGTGACGGTAAGCAGGGGACGGTCCTGGGAGGCTGAAGGCGGTGTGCCAGGCTGGTGGGAGTGTGGAGCCCACCACCTGAGCTGTTTGCGGGCAGGAGACTGGCACTGCCGGGGTCTGCGGGGggagaccggaggggagtatgcgggcggcgggcactgactgcaggggagtagggagggactaatcagactgtggccgtcgctgattggtcgcggcagccatgacaggcagctagcgcgaccaatcagcgacttggttcATGACGGACAGAGgccttgaccaatgaatatccgggacagacagacggaagtaccccttagacaattatatatatagattctatgtgtatatttctatctattctaacctgtgagTGTGATTTTTACAttagccgcatatgaattgccggcttttcaaaagacaccagtgcgtaaaaaaacggacagcactcgcatgctaCGGGTTTTTTCAGATGTGGAGCTAATCGTTGCAAAACTTGTGATTATGTTCAAAAAACTTAAATTTTATTATTTGCATAATCATTCACAATTTAACATACGACTACATTAACTGCAGTACCAAAAATGTTGTGTACCTTATAGAATGCACTAACTGTCAGGTTCAATATACAGGATGCACCACATGCCCACTAAAAGTGCGAATCAGATGACATTTATCTGATGCAGTGAACAAATATTACACTGTCTCCTTCTGCGGTTTCTAGACATTATGCCAATGTACACAGGGGCAATGTGACTTACTTTAAATTTTGTGGCATTGAGAAAGTGTATAAACCTCTTAGAGGAAATATACATCAGAAATTGTTAAATCGGGAGATTTAATTTGATTAAACAATATTATCAAAATTTTATTGCTTACAAATTACATAAAAATGAAATTTCTATAACAATAATATGTTTAATACAAATGTCCTACTTCAATAATGTTGTTCAAACAATGTATTCAGATGTCATTTGCATATACacatgtgtttttaattgtttgtccaatCACGATTGTAACCACAATATAAGTAAGGCTGGTTAAACATCTGCGGACGAGAGCTTTGCGGAGGACTGCGTAGTTCCttagttaagccccgcccactgtcacgcctcttccttcagctccgcctacgttgaCATGCGTCCTGCGTTCCCTATCttaaacattgggtacgcaggccatgcagatgtatgcgcaTACCTCCGGCAAGCACCGTTTTCACAGTGCGCCGAACTGCATCTAACGCAACATGCTGCACTTTGTCGTGGTCAACGCAGAGTGAaaaagacgcatgcggaggcatcctcaTGGCctaagtacccaatgttaaagataggtacgcaggacacatgtcgacataggcggagctgaagaggagcagcagtgggcggggcttaacagaggaactacgcaGTCCTCCGCAAAGCTCTCATACGCTAATGTGAAAATGTCGATCTCCTACACTGGTGTGCCTGATGCTCAACATGTatattttttcctgcatttttaagAAGGTTGTTTAATAAAGATATGTAGTGGTTTTAGCTGGGAGTTGGTCGGCTTTGGGAAAGCATTGAATACCGGTAAGCTGACTTTTTTTcctgtactatagtagttatattcttgtatataggggcagtattatagtagttatattcttgtacatacggagcagtattatagtagttatattcttgtacatagggggcagtattatagtagttatattcttgtacatacggagcagtattatagtagttatattcttgtacatagggggcagtattatagtagttatattcttgtgcatacggagcagtattataatagttatattcttgtacatggggggcagtattatagtagttatattcttgtacataggagcagtattatagtagttatattcttgtacataggagcagtattatagtagttatattcttgtacataggagcagtattatagtagctatattcttgtacataggagcagcactatagtagttatattcttgtacataggagcagtaccatactagttatattctggtacacaggggcagtattatacatgCTGGTTATTCTGTAGTGGGCCTCTTATTCTGACTGCAGTGACTAGGCCCATGCGATTGCTCCGTTCTCACTGCATAGGGTGGATATAGCACTGTGTAGCTGCTCCTGATAAATGAGTCTCAGCTACCTTCGTGTGTGTCTATGGTACACTCAGCACCGGCCACTAATGATTCCTCTGATCACTATTGGGATTATTTCTGTTCTACGAGTTATAATGGATGAGCAGGTAACCATTTATAAATCACGACCTCCATTTATTTCTGTTCCGTGTGTAGattacatcatactgtgtgcgtgtACACGATTATTACGTCCTCCAGTGTCAGACATATTGTTTTTCAGCTTGATGTCTTCCTGGTGATACCACCGTATAGGTCAGGGCGGCGATGATCCTGCACAGGCATCTCCCTCCGCACCCGCTGAAGATATGGCAGGTCAATCTCTGCATAGCACAGGCCCGTTCCATCCGTGCACTGGGCTACTACTACCCCCCACGGATCTACAACCATGGCATGGCCGTACGACGTCCTGCGCGTGTTGTGCACCCCAGTTTGTGCCGCTGCCACCACATAGCACTGGTTCTCTATGGCGCGAGCTCGCAGTAACACCTGCAGGGTAGAGGATGGGATGAGTTTCACACTGTACCTAATTAGCAATATCTCAGCACTCACAAAGACGCACCTCCCAGTGAGCCAGCCCGGTGGTGACGGTGAAAGCCGAGGGGTAAGTGAGAATCTCTGCTCCTTCCCGAGACAACACCAAAGATATCTCCGGGAACCGTAGATCATAGCAAACCGCTAGCCCGACCTACGGCACAGTGCAGTGATCAGACTCAGCTGGGACTGCATAACTTTGTCTTGGTCAAGCGATCTCCTCCTTACCTTTCCGACCGGGGTGCTGACAGGTGGTACAATCTCGCCCCCTGGGACGGTGAATCCACTCTCCCGTAGGGTGATGCCACTCTGCAGCTCCACGTCAAATAGGTGTGCTTTACGGTAGACGGATACTATGTTCCCTGTCCACAACACAAACAAGCTATGATAGAGCAGCCTCTACTACaaacacatccagagctgcatgctTCTGTCTTACAGCACTGTGCATGCTGCTCTGGGAGTGACTGCAGCTCCTACCTGCAGCATCCAGGATCACATGGGAGTTGGAGATCCTTCTGTCCTTGTCCCAGTCACTTCCTTTCTCGTGAAATCCTCCTAGAGATAACCAGACGCTGCTATCCCTGAGACCGGAGAGGAACAGCAACACATCAGTCACCCTACATCCCCTGCTGTTTTCTACTCCAGTCACAGTCAAAGTTGCACTTATATCAGGTCAAATAAGTACAGTGAATGCAGGTTTGGATGTAACTGGAGTATCTGCATTATGACTGCAGATTGCAGTTTGACTGGAAAGATAGACCCTAATCTTTAAAGGTCCCCTTTTTGACGGGGAAGTTCCATGGTGTCTTTGTCAGTGACACCTGTTGTGTGTTCAGAGTTTGCTTGGTGGCATTGCTACAGCGCAGCACAATACAGGTGCATGGGGGGGCACAGGGGTCACACTGTGACAAGCCACGTGTCCAACAAGGTTGCATTTCCTGAAAATTGGGGATCGCCGTCTCCCCGGTCACAGGGCATCCCCATGTGACCCCACTGCACCATTATTGTGTTCATCATTAGAATGGCTCTAGCCTCACCTTGCCAGGCCGCTGTATTGCTGTATGAGGTCCCCCTGCAGGGTTTCCGCCAGGTTGAGGGTCTCCTCAGTGCTTCCACCAATGTAGTCACAGGCCTCAGGCAGGAACACCATACAGGCGCGGCGGGCCGATGCCTCCTGGACGAGCCGCGAGCATGTGGAGAAATTCTTCTCTTTATCTGATGTGGACGTCATCTGACAGACAGCGATCAGCGGCTTCTGCCCGGCCCCCGAGGATGACATCTTTCTgaccctaaacagaaaaaaacagtagTCAGCAGAAACCCCAACGTACCAGTCGGAGGTCAGACCAGCAGCCCCGCATACAGGCAGCCAATCAGCAGACGAAAAAAATCACTACAAATTTGGGAAGATTTCAAAAAGTTTTATGGGACGTTGTCAGACACTAATGGAAAGTTGTCAGACACTAATGGAAAGTTGTCAGCCTTTAATGGAAACCTGTGAGATTCTCATGGGCGCTTCTCATAACCTTATGTAAAAGTTTTCAGCCTTTAATTGGAAGTTGTCAGCCATTTGTCGGCAGTTGTCATCCTCTTTTGGGACGTTGTCAGCTACCTATTAACTCCACCTCTCACTGCAGTCAAATACGTGACTAAAGCTTCTATTATAGATTCTGGTCACGCACAAGTCCCTGCATAACAACCTGCACACCGCTATTAGCACACACTGACTGAAATGAGCACAGGTTTCTCGCATTTTAGGGGCACAAACCGGAATGACCTGACGTCACTCACCAGAGCCCGGTGATGACGCAGCCAGCGCGCCCCACAAGCCGCCCGCAGCCCGGCATCCGGCGCTCAGTATGGCGAGCAGTGCCGCCGGAAGTCAGGTGACCTAACCTTTCCGGTCCTTGCAGCAACTGATCCTAACGTGACAAAGATGGCATCAGCGGCGGCCAAACAGATAGCGGCGGAGCAGGTAACCGGCATATATAGCTGTAGTGGTGACGTCACTACTGTaatattatatgtgaggagcggtgatgtcactgctgtaatatatcattatatgtggggagcggtgatgtcactgctgtaatatatcattatatgtgaggagcggtgatgtcactgctgtaatatatcattatatgtgaggagcggtgatgtcactgctgtaatatatcattatatgtgaggagcggtgatgtcactgctgtaatatatcattatatgtgaggagcggtgatatcactgctgtaatatatcagtatatgtgaggagcggggatgtcactgctgtaatatatcattatatgtgaggagcggtgatgtcactgctgtaatatatcattatatgtgaggagtggtgatgtcactgctgtaatatatcattatatgtgaggagtggtgatgtcactgctgtaatatatcatatgtgaggagcggtgatgtcactgctgtaatatagcattatatgtggggagcggtgatgtcactgctgtaatatatcattatatgtgaggagtaatgatgtcactgctgtaatatatcatatgtgaggagcggtgatgtcactgctgtaatatatcattatatgtgaggagcggtgatgtcactgctgtaatatatcattatatgtgaggagcggtgatgtcactgctgtaatatatcattatatgtgaggagcggtgatatcactgctgtaatatatcagtatatgtgaggagcggggatgtcactgctgtaatatatcattatatgtgaggagcggtgatgtcactgctgtaatatatcattatatgtgaggagtggtgatgtcactgctgtaatatatcattatatgtgaggagtggtgatgtcactgctgtaatatatcatatgtgaggagcggtgatgtcactgctgtaatatagcattatatgtggg
This window harbors:
- the NIT1 gene encoding deaminated glutathione amidase isoform X2; translation: MADNFQLKAENFYIRVRKMSSSGAGQKPLIAVCQMTSTSDKEKNFSTCSRLVQEASARRACMVFLPEACDYIGGSTEETLNLAETLQGDLIQQYSGLARDSSVWLSLGGFHEKGSDWDKDRRISNSHVILDAAGNIVSVYRKAHLFDVELQSGITLRESGFTVPGGEIVPPVSTPVGKVGLAVCYDLRFPEISLVLSREGAEILTYPSAFTVTTGLAHWEVLLRARAIENQCYVVAAAQTGVHNTRRTSYGHAMVVDPWGVVVAQCTDGTGLCYAEIDLPYLQRVRREMPVQDHRRPDLYGGITRKTSS
- the NIT1 gene encoding deaminated glutathione amidase isoform X3, whose product is MSSSGAGQKPLIAVCQMTSTSDKEKNFSTCSRLVQEASARRACMVFLPEACDYIGGSTEETLNLAETLQGDLIQQYSGLARDSSVWLSLGGFHEKGSDWDKDRRISNSHVILDAAGNIVSVYRKAHLFDVELQSGITLRESGFTVPGGEIVPPVSTPVGKVGLAVCYDLRFPEISLVLSREGAEILTYPSAFTVTTGLAHWEVLLRARAIENQCYVVAAAQTGVHNTRRTSYGHAMVVDPWGVVVAQCTDGTGLCYAEIDLPYLQRVRREMPVQDHRRPDLYGGITRKTSS
- the NIT1 gene encoding deaminated glutathione amidase isoform X1, whose translation is MPGCGRLVGRAGCVITGLWVRKMSSSGAGQKPLIAVCQMTSTSDKEKNFSTCSRLVQEASARRACMVFLPEACDYIGGSTEETLNLAETLQGDLIQQYSGLARDSSVWLSLGGFHEKGSDWDKDRRISNSHVILDAAGNIVSVYRKAHLFDVELQSGITLRESGFTVPGGEIVPPVSTPVGKVGLAVCYDLRFPEISLVLSREGAEILTYPSAFTVTTGLAHWEVLLRARAIENQCYVVAAAQTGVHNTRRTSYGHAMVVDPWGVVVAQCTDGTGLCYAEIDLPYLQRVRREMPVQDHRRPDLYGGITRKTSS